In Ischnura elegans chromosome 6, ioIscEleg1.1, whole genome shotgun sequence, one genomic interval encodes:
- the LOC124161530 gene encoding uncharacterized protein LOC124161530 isoform X2 — MNTMVAPSDGFLRFICLDKQIRMFKDQCLQARSSFLQEFLLEIKQATEKQLPDAGFEQNPLQSEFFIKVCIRHFLAEEVLHESSCLDEKSEKLKDGAIPRSKMGL; from the exons ATGAATACCATG GTGGCCCCATCAGATGGCTTCCTGAGGTTCATCTGTCTGGACAAGCAAATCAGGATGTTCAAGGATCAGTGTCTCCAGGCACGCTCCTCCTTCCTGCAAGAGTTCCTTTTGGAGATTAAGCAGGCCACGGAAAAACAGCTGCCTGACGCTGGATTTGAGCAAAATCCTCTACAAAGTGAGTTCTTCATTAAG GTGTGCATCCGGCATTTTCTGGCTGAAGAGGTGCTACATGAAAGCTCATGCCTTGATGAGAAATCAGAAAAACTGAAGGATGGTGCCATCCCAAGATCCAAGATGGGGCTGTAA
- the LOC124161531 gene encoding uncharacterized protein LOC124161531, protein MVPSQDPRWGCNICVFGRVCTTSYYLLINNRHSLLYKSIPQNEDNKQEILEMEKKYIAQQTLSPTEIKLGKGLRNKIPKVLTSESDDSEDIRDEDTRQKKINLKEAKKLEDLKTAKLINKKLRFNSSLPARFSPRKKQRTTSPEKSEGLQSTSNVEVVAQGAALKCHECEKKEKEIDRQQRVIKKLRKERDEAIELSRWLKEVKDVANFLKQRSSSAVTEKPIAENKRISKDEDTFIIPEAIDDAEGSMSSEGVLKPLIFLNEHADEKHKEEHDGQEANVSTQLKYKRSDDGVTKLVDSYNVYVHRAVKQRILSYSKTHTQLARNAMEGVFKEEALKTCSLLGKRSSGDRQGLDMTGFAAVLEFAEHYAKEGNLKVEHHSYVKKQLCTRLCEIRKSGKATARQNV, encoded by the exons ATGGTGCCATCCCAAGATCCAAGATGGGGCTGTAATATTTGTGTgtttggaagagtgtgcaccacctcttattacttactcattaataatAGACACTCATTATTATATAAAAGTATACCACAGAACGAAG ATAATAAACAAGAGATATTggagatggagaaaaaatatatagcgCAGCAAACGTTATCGCCGACGGAGATCAAACTAGGCAAAGGCCTCAGAAACAAAATTCCTAAGGTTTTAACCTCAGAATCCGACGATAGTGAAGACATAAGGGATGAGGACACAagacagaagaaaataaatttgaaagaagcaaaaaaattaGAGGATCTAAAAACAGCcaaattgattaataaaaaattacgatttaaTAGCTCTCTACCTGCTCGTTTTTCCCCAAGGAAGAAACAAAGAACCACTTCTCCAGAAAAAAGTGAAGGTTTGCAATCGACATCTAACGTCGAAGTGGTTGCGCAAGGAGCTGCACTAAAATGCCATGAAtgcgagaaaaaagaaaaagaaattgaccGGCAGCAAAGGGTTATTAAGAAGCTAAGAAAAGAGAGGGATGAAGCCATAG aGTTATCTCGATGGCTGAAAGAGGTGAAGGATGTTGCCAACTTCCTTAAACAAAGGTCTTCGTCGGCAGTTACTGAAAAGCCTATTGCTGAAAATAAAAGGATCTCCAAGGATGAAGATACTTTCATTATACCAGAAGCAATAGATGATGCCGAAGGATCCATGTCATCGGAGGGGGTCTTGAAACCTCTGATTTTTCTAAATGAACATGCGGATGAGAAGCACAAAGAGGAACATGATGGGCAGGAGGCCAATGTATCAACACAACTTAAGTACAAGCGGAGTGATGATGGA GTAACAAAACTCGTCGACTCCTACAATGTGTATGTGCACAGGGCTGTAAAGCAGAGGATCTTGAGTTACAGCAAAACCCATACTCAGTTGGCGAGGAATGCCATGGAAGGCGTTTTTAAAGAAGAAGCCTTAAAGACTTGTAGTCTACTGGGCAAACGCTCTAGTGGAGACCGGCAAGGGCTGGACATGACAGGCTTTGCTGCAGTGTTAG AATTTGCGGAACACTATGCGAAAGAAGGAAATTTAAAGGTGGAACATCACAGCTATGTGAAAAAGCAGTTGTGCACTAGATTGTGCGAAATTAGAAAATCGGGAAAGGCCACTGCAAGACAAAATGTGTAA
- the LOC124161533 gene encoding uncharacterized protein LOC124161533 — protein sequence MTASSHQRPRALPDSPKCPLPVNSIAPNWEENVIELGSGDEEQAEQLPKNIVFVVLEPEKPDYVEMSTDQLQGDSELLHRQLDLEEENTSKDRPLDILCQKMVQRGSWIKSRQAKNMTLSFCAMRPMQCVVTH from the exons ATGACAGCCTCTTCTCACCAACGCCCTCGAGCATTGCCAGATAGCCCCAAATGTCCCCTTCCAGTAAATTCAATTGCACCAAATTGGGAGGAGAATGTAATCGAATTGGGAAGTGGAGATGAAGAGCAGGCTGAGCAATTGCCTAAG AACATTGTATTCGTAGTACTGGAACCAGAGAAGCCTGATTATGTTGAGATGTCCACTGATCAACTCCAGGGTGACTCTGAATTGCTTCATAGACAGTTGGATTTGGAGGAAGAGAATACATCTAAAGATCGGCCTCTAGATATCCTTTGCCAGAAGATGGTACAAAGAGGCTCCTGG ATAAAGTCTAGGCAGGCGAAAAATATGACTCTAAGTTTCTGCGCAATGCGGCCTATGCAGTGTGTGGTGACGCATTAG
- the LOC124161530 gene encoding uncharacterized protein LOC124161530 isoform X1 translates to MKPVDILHPLASESDLDDESIRSGERHAYSEADSDVSFSDSEVSDADIIFEDDDSTSGESVSSSSFPPFENLRSYQSEYNSMLTPSDTKLSVGEILLMVLSMASMHNFSLSAIVDITKMLNVIFNTTSFPETRYLFKKIFNPKHKMDVHILCNFCEAYLGQKPTDKANSFLVCSHCGQKNNVNGYSYDYSFVTIGADNQIREIIKEFPQILDRELPAGDAFSDFCDGSNYQQGIQESSQSFISCTFNCDGTPISNCSSTSIWPIYPMINELPIEVRCGKMVLAGLWYGKMKPKMRVFLKQFVESMNTLREKGLKVKLGNVTKNVKVFTLCCCVDSVARPPMQGISDVRGFGSCSWCLHPGECVEHSLKFPYKNPGPPARTESNFRSNYMASFADKKKVMGVTAVSALINLEGFSMIWGFVPDYMHCCLLGIVKRFLNSWLSHTGKQYYIGSQANVSYLDSLEANISPPQMLKRLPVILTNRNFMKAREYENWFLFYSVPLLQGTLPTKFLNHWKLLVKSIRILPQNRITSDEVDESQLMLEEFVNKTEVLYGKNEMTYNIHQLLHLPESVRRWGPLWAHNGYPFECENGCL, encoded by the coding sequence ATGAAACCAGTCGATATTCTACACCCTTTGGCTTCTGAAAGCGATTTGGACGACGAGAGCATTCGAAGTGGTGAAAGGCATGCATATTCAGAGGCGGATAGTGATGTTAGCTTCAGTGACAGTGAAGTGAGTGATGCAGATATAATATTTGAAGATGATGATTCCACTTCTGGGGAATCAGTGAGCTCATCATCCTTTCCACCATTTGAAAACCTAAGAAGTTATCAGTCTGAATATAATTCTATGCTAACTCCCAGTGACACCAAATTGAGTGTAGGAGAAATCCTGTTAATGGTTCTTTCAATGGCATCAATGCACAACTTTTCACTTTCAGCCATAGTTGACATTACGAAAATGTTAAATGTAATCTTTAATACTACCAGTTTTCCAGAAACTAGGtatcttttcaaaaaaatctttaaccCAAAACACAAAATGGATGTTCACATTCTTTGTAACTTTTGTGAGGCTTATTTGGGACAAAAACCTACTGATAAGGCTAACTCATTTCTAGTTTGTTCGCATTGTGGccaaaaaaacaatgtaaatggTTACTCCTATGACTATTCTTTTGTCACTATTGGTGCAGATAATCAAATTCgggaaattataaaagaatttcctcaaattttggATAGAGAACTCCCAGCTGGAGATGCATTTTCTGATTTCTGTGATGGATCAAATTATCAACAGGGCATACAAGAGAGCTCACAAAGTTTCATTTCCTGCACATTTAACTGCGATGGTACTCCCATATCCAATTGTTCTTCAACTTCAATATGGCCTATATACCCAATGATAAACGAGCTACCTATTGAAGTGCGCTGTGGAAAAATGGTGTTAGCAGGGCTTTGGTATGggaaaatgaagcctaaaatGAGGGTGTTTCTTAAACAGTTTGTGGAGTCCATGAATACTCTCAGAGAAAAGGGACTGAAAGTGAAATTGGGAAATGttactaaaaatgttaaagttTTTACACTTTGTTGTTGTGTGGATTCTGTAGCCAGGCCTCCCATGCAAGGGATATCAGATGTGCGAGGTTTTGGTTCTTGTAGTTGGTGCCTTCATCCAGGAGAGTGTGTGGAGCATTCATTAAAATTCCCTTACAAGAACCCTGGGCCACCGGCTCGTACAGAATCTAATTTTAGAAGTAACTACATGGCATCATTTGCTGATAAGAAAAAGGTCATGGGAGTTACTGCTGTGAGTGCATTGATTAATCTGGAGGGTTTTTCTATGATCTGGGGATTTGTGCCAGATTACATGCACTGCTGTCTCCTAGGAATTGTAAAAAGATTCCTAAATTCCTGGCTAAGTCATACTGGCAAACAGTACTACATTGGATCTCAAGCAAATGTTTCCTATTTAGATAGTCTTGAGGCGAATATATCACCACCTCAAATGCTGAAGCGCCTGCCTGTAATTCTAACAAATCGAAATTTCATGAAGGCTAGGGAGTATGAGAACTGGTTTCTATTCTACAGTGTTCCTCTACTGCAAGGTACATTGCCTACAAAATTTCTGAACCACTGGAAGCTATTAGTGAAATCTATACGAATACTCCCCCAAAATCGCATCACAAGTGATGAAGTTGACGAAAGTCAGCTAATGTTGGAAGAGTTTGTGAATAAAACGGAAGTATTATATGGTAAGAACGAAATGACGTACAACATTCATCAGTTGCTACATCTACCAGAAAGTGTTAGAAGATGGGGTCCCTTGTGGGCACACAATGGGTATCCATTTGAATGTGAAAATGGCTGTTTGTAA